A region from the Wolbachia endosymbiont of Folsomia candida genome encodes:
- a CDS encoding alpha/beta fold hydrolase, which produces MVEAFNILHNSTKRIYILLHGAWHASWCWHRVIPILKEQGHKVLAPDLSGHGNNTVSFENITLKTYVDEVTKLIKLQDRPVILVGHSMSGIVISQLAENIPEHIEALIYLSGFIPDNNGSLIHEVEKAKIQGIAKGVIVDESNNKITLQLSSKTQKLFFNTCSKEDVHWAMNKLQAQPLRPFVDTVTLSPKRFGNVPKFYIECLKDQAIRIEDQKRMHSKVEAEVFSLNTDHSPFLCAPQLLSTLLINIRAK; this is translated from the coding sequence ATGGTAGAAGCGTTCAATATCTTACATAATTCAACAAAAAGGATCTATATACTCCTTCATGGAGCATGGCACGCAAGTTGGTGTTGGCATCGTGTTATTCCGATTCTTAAAGAGCAAGGACACAAAGTATTAGCTCCAGATCTTTCTGGTCACGGCAATAACACAGTATCTTTCGAGAATATAACGTTGAAAACATATGTAGATGAAGTAACCAAGTTAATAAAGCTTCAAGATCGACCTGTAATCCTGGTTGGTCACAGTATGTCAGGCATTGTTATTTCTCAATTAGCTGAAAATATACCTGAGCATATTGAAGCACTTATTTACCTTAGTGGTTTTATTCCAGATAACAATGGTTCACTTATTCATGAAGTAGAAAAAGCTAAAATACAGGGAATTGCTAAAGGAGTAATAGTTGATGAATCTAATAATAAGATTACGCTTCAGCTATCTTCTAAAACACAAAAATTATTTTTTAATACTTGTAGCAAAGAAGATGTACATTGGGCAATGAATAAACTCCAAGCTCAACCTTTGCGTCCCTTTGTTGACACAGTTACTCTGAGTCCTAAGAGATTTGGAAATGTACCTAAGTTTTATATCGAGTGTTTAAAAGATCAGGCGATAAGAATAGAAGATCAAAAAAGAATGCATTCTAAAGTTGAAGCAGAAGTTTTTAGCTTAAACACAGACCATTCACCATTTTTGTGCGCTCCACAACTACTCAGTACGTTGTTAATTAACATCAGAGCAAAATAA
- a CDS encoding cation:dicarboxylate symporter family transporter, which yields MLQLLTLLTVIISVAFFGHLVPIEAKTFLYSASLSIKEVLLFIMPFIVFTLIFSSVNNLKQSAVKFILLLVITIFLSNLASSLIAYSVGYFIIKNTGPIQGISQHKEAIAPLWSFELPTLLSNFHALACGFISSIIASLLLPKKSKELSQKMLNLTLFVLKVFLTPVIPIFVLGLALKMQHDEVLSLIFKNYSIIFIIITSVAYFYVFLLYGAANSFGLKNWITSIGNMMPAFITAMSTMSSNATMPLTLEGSKKNVKQDDVASSVIPITASFHLVGDCFFIIILSMIIASGYSLGMTDYVTFLIYFLLFKFAIVAVPAGGIVVMLPILEKYLMFSPEMLSLITALYIVFDPIITSANVMGNGAFTMMFTKLYNKLK from the coding sequence ATGCTACAACTACTCACTTTACTTACTGTTATCATTTCAGTTGCGTTTTTCGGTCATTTAGTGCCTATAGAAGCAAAAACTTTTTTATATTCAGCGAGCCTAAGTATCAAAGAAGTTTTGTTGTTTATAATGCCTTTTATTGTTTTTACTCTAATTTTCAGCAGTGTTAATAATCTAAAACAATCAGCTGTAAAGTTTATATTATTACTTGTAATAACAATTTTTTTATCAAACCTAGCTTCAAGCCTCATAGCTTATTCTGTTGGATATTTTATAATAAAGAATACTGGCCCTATACAGGGTATATCGCAGCATAAAGAAGCTATAGCTCCTTTGTGGTCATTTGAACTTCCTACACTACTTTCTAACTTTCATGCTCTTGCTTGCGGGTTTATATCAAGCATTATTGCCTCTTTGTTGTTACCTAAGAAAAGTAAAGAGCTTTCACAAAAAATGTTGAATTTAACCCTATTTGTTTTGAAAGTGTTTTTGACACCGGTTATTCCAATATTTGTACTTGGGCTTGCTTTAAAAATGCAGCACGATGAGGTCTTATCTTTAATATTTAAAAATTACTCAATAATTTTTATTATTATAACATCTGTGGCTTATTTTTATGTTTTCCTATTATATGGGGCAGCAAATTCATTTGGGCTCAAAAATTGGATAACTAGTATAGGCAATATGATGCCAGCATTCATTACTGCAATGAGCACAATGTCTAGCAATGCTACCATGCCACTCACACTTGAGGGAAGCAAAAAAAATGTAAAGCAAGATGATGTTGCATCATCTGTTATACCAATCACTGCTAGTTTTCACTTAGTAGGTGATTGCTTTTTTATTATAATATTATCAATGATAATCGCATCTGGTTACTCATTAGGCATGACAGATTATGTAACGTTTCTTATTTATTTTTTACTATTTAAATTTGCTATCGTTGCGGTTCCAGCAGGTGGAATTGTGGTAATGCTACCTATTCTTGAAAAATATTTAATGTTTTCTCCGGAAATGCTCTCATTAATTACAGCATTATATATAGTGTTTGATCCAATAATCACTTCGGCAAATGTTATGGGTAACGGTGCATTTACTATGATGTTTACAAAGCTCTATAATAAGCTTAAGTGA
- the tsaB gene encoding tRNA (adenosine(37)-N6)-threonylcarbamoyltransferase complex dimerization subunit type 1 TsaB has translation MSILAIDTVGAGSSIAIIEYDGNCFIGHNSASNNHAESFFQILDTLFNKHTYNYDKIDHLAVVVGPGSFTGIRVGVSSAKGISLATNKPLYGVSALEIQAYAISLLHANNKKNIRSIIKNTQGSYTQLFDCSLLQLSGPEMIDENELSHSDCITYLDPSVSYSDDTGIQPKLNASHAGLLVRYRLKNKQNLNDAEPLYLSEPQYMKSL, from the coding sequence ATGTCTATTTTAGCAATTGATACTGTAGGTGCTGGTAGTTCTATAGCAATAATTGAATATGATGGTAATTGTTTTATAGGGCATAATTCTGCCAGCAACAATCACGCAGAGTCATTTTTCCAAATTTTGGATACTTTGTTCAATAAGCATACTTATAACTACGATAAAATAGACCATTTAGCAGTAGTGGTTGGGCCAGGAAGTTTTACTGGAATTAGAGTTGGTGTGTCATCTGCAAAAGGTATCAGCCTTGCTACAAATAAGCCATTATATGGAGTGAGTGCACTGGAAATTCAAGCATATGCAATATCTTTACTTCATGCAAATAACAAGAAAAACATCAGATCTATAATAAAAAATACGCAAGGGTCTTATACGCAGTTATTTGATTGCAGTTTGTTGCAATTATCAGGACCAGAAATGATTGATGAAAATGAGCTGAGTCACAGTGATTGTATCACATACCTGGATCCCAGTGTCAGCTACTCGGATGACACCGGGATTCAACCTAAATTAAATGCAAGTCATGCTGGGTTATTGGTACGTTATAGGCTCAAAAATAAGCAAAACTTAAATGATGCAGAACCTTTATATTTAAGTGAACCTCAATATATGAAATCATTGTAG
- the eno gene encoding phosphopyruvate hydratase translates to MMKKIISNVFAREILDSRGYPTVEVEVGLCDGSIGRASVPSGASTGKLEALELRDKDEKRYCGKGVLKAVQAVNTVIADEIIGMDAADQSAIDEALIELDGTKNKSKLGANATLGVSLAAAKAAANSFNMPLYRYLGGTQASILPVPLINIINGGVHADNKLDCQEFMILPVGAGTFSDAIRMSAEVFHNLRNILKKKGYSTNVGDEGGFAPNLEKTEEALDLIMQAIESAGYSTKNHFALALDVASSTFYEDKIYKFENRELTAEKLVEFYSNLVEKYPIISIEDAMGEDDYDGWKLITEKLGNKIQLVGDDLFVTNCELISKGIEQKIANAVLIKPNQIGTLTETFSAIEMAKSNGYKAVVSHRSGETEDTTISHIAVASNCGQIKTGSLSRSDRLAKYNELMRIEGMLGKNSRYYHGLAWGS, encoded by the coding sequence ATAATGAAAAAAATAATTAGCAACGTATTTGCAAGAGAAATTTTAGACAGCAGGGGCTACCCAACTGTTGAGGTAGAAGTTGGACTGTGTGACGGATCAATAGGCAGAGCATCTGTTCCATCTGGAGCTTCAACTGGTAAACTCGAAGCTTTGGAACTGAGAGACAAAGATGAGAAAAGATATTGTGGGAAGGGAGTGCTCAAGGCTGTTCAAGCAGTAAATACCGTAATAGCAGATGAAATCATTGGAATGGATGCAGCAGACCAAAGTGCAATTGATGAAGCGTTAATTGAACTGGACGGAACAAAAAATAAATCTAAACTTGGAGCAAATGCGACTTTGGGAGTGTCACTTGCTGCTGCAAAAGCTGCTGCCAATAGCTTTAACATGCCACTCTACAGATATTTAGGTGGAACTCAGGCGAGTATTTTGCCTGTACCGCTCATTAACATAATTAATGGTGGAGTGCATGCAGACAATAAACTTGACTGTCAGGAATTTATGATTCTTCCTGTTGGAGCTGGAACTTTTAGTGATGCAATTAGAATGTCTGCAGAGGTGTTTCATAATTTGCGTAATATCCTCAAAAAGAAAGGCTATAGTACAAATGTAGGGGATGAAGGAGGTTTTGCACCAAATCTTGAAAAAACTGAAGAGGCGCTTGATTTGATAATGCAAGCTATAGAATCTGCAGGTTATTCCACAAAAAATCACTTTGCACTGGCACTTGATGTTGCTTCATCTACTTTTTATGAAGATAAAATTTACAAATTTGAAAATAGAGAATTAACTGCAGAAAAATTAGTGGAATTTTATAGTAATTTAGTGGAGAAATATCCAATAATTTCCATAGAAGATGCGATGGGTGAAGATGATTATGACGGTTGGAAATTAATTACTGAAAAGCTTGGGAATAAAATCCAATTAGTTGGAGATGATTTATTTGTTACAAATTGTGAGCTGATAAGTAAAGGCATAGAACAAAAAATAGCAAATGCTGTGCTTATAAAGCCAAACCAGATAGGAACGCTAACAGAAACTTTCAGTGCAATTGAGATGGCAAAATCAAATGGATACAAAGCTGTTGTTTCCCATCGCTCAGGCGAAACAGAAGACACTACAATATCTCACATAGCAGTTGCATCAAATTGTGGGCAAATAAAAACTGGCTCCCTATCACGTTCTGACAGGCTAGCGAAATATAATGAATTAATGAGAATAGAAGGTATGCTGGGAAAAAATTCTCGATATTATCATGGGTTAGCATGGGGTTCATAG
- the cgtA gene encoding Obg family GTPase CgtA, with the protein MGFIDEVRLYLKAGDGGDGCASFRREKFVEFGGPNGGNGGSGGDIIFISDANLNTLLNFRYRRHIKADSGKNGAGRDRSGMAGKDVILKVPVGTQIIDEESEDVIVDLDKPDMEFLIAEGGKGGLGNTNFKSSINKAPRHFTHGKPGEEKSVLLKLKVLSDVGIVGMPNAGKSKFLTRCSNADTKVGDYPFTTLRPHLGVATVDDSEVVIADIPGIITDAHLGVGLGHKFLKHIERCKILLHLIDATHDDVISAYNCTHNELELFNSELAQKEEIVVLNKCDLLAEQEVFEKRNHLTKHLGKEVLCLSIDDDLQSILRLLNTKLQKNKPKESEVYDPFKI; encoded by the coding sequence ATGGGGTTCATAGACGAAGTAAGGTTGTATTTAAAAGCCGGTGATGGTGGCGATGGCTGCGCAAGTTTTCGTCGAGAAAAATTTGTTGAATTTGGTGGCCCAAATGGTGGTAACGGTGGAAGTGGTGGAGACATAATTTTTATCAGCGATGCCAACCTCAACACTTTGCTTAATTTTCGTTATAGAAGACATATTAAGGCAGATAGTGGAAAAAATGGTGCAGGTAGGGATAGATCTGGCATGGCAGGCAAAGATGTTATACTTAAAGTTCCAGTTGGCACACAAATAATCGATGAAGAGAGTGAAGATGTCATAGTAGATCTTGACAAACCTGACATGGAATTTTTAATAGCAGAAGGGGGAAAAGGTGGACTTGGAAATACTAATTTTAAATCTTCCATTAACAAAGCTCCGAGGCATTTTACTCATGGTAAGCCTGGTGAAGAGAAATCCGTTTTATTAAAGCTAAAAGTTTTATCTGATGTTGGAATTGTTGGTATGCCAAATGCAGGTAAATCAAAATTTTTGACCCGTTGTTCAAACGCAGATACAAAAGTAGGTGATTATCCATTTACTACATTAAGACCTCACTTAGGTGTGGCAACAGTTGACGATAGCGAAGTCGTGATAGCAGATATTCCTGGAATAATCACTGATGCCCACCTTGGAGTTGGGCTTGGGCATAAATTCTTGAAGCATATAGAAAGGTGTAAAATTTTACTTCATTTAATTGATGCAACTCATGATGACGTTATTTCGGCTTATAATTGTACGCATAATGAATTGGAGCTTTTTAATAGCGAACTTGCTCAAAAAGAAGAAATTGTAGTATTAAATAAATGTGACTTACTTGCAGAGCAGGAAGTGTTTGAAAAAAGGAATCACCTAACTAAGCATCTTGGTAAAGAGGTGCTGTGTTTATCAATCGACGATGATTTACAGAGCATTTTAAGATTGCTAAACACTAAATTGCAAAAAAACAAACCAAAAGAAAGTGAAGTGTATGATCCTTTTAAGATATAA
- a CDS encoding IS4 family transposase translates to MVKCTVATDGRFAKLLNLYTQAKGSSDSTSFREMILNHGQESICIFDRGLQKRATFEEFIDKGIHFITRGNDNIRYQIVRIHGKVAGMQTGTLELMEDVVVRLGQKGSRFLSFEIRLIKAQNRQNGEVLTFLTNIYEMSAEEVCALYKRRWSIEVFFKFIKQELNTKHFLGHSKNTILVTLYMILIASVLLTEYRKRSEIKSYKFARRAFMNELRLEILKPVIEYCGGNPEKVYDYYLFHFP, encoded by the coding sequence ATGGTAAAGTGCACCGTTGCCACTGACGGCAGGTTTGCAAAGTTGCTGAACTTGTATACTCAAGCCAAGGGCTCCTCTGACAGCACATCGTTCCGGGAAATGATTTTAAATCACGGTCAAGAGTCGATTTGCATATTTGATCGAGGACTGCAAAAACGTGCAACTTTCGAGGAGTTTATAGATAAAGGCATACATTTTATCACACGTGGCAACGATAATATTCGTTATCAAATTGTGCGTATCCACGGAAAAGTTGCAGGCATGCAGACTGGAACGCTTGAGCTAATGGAAGATGTAGTAGTCAGGCTGGGGCAAAAAGGTTCAAGATTTTTGTCGTTTGAAATCAGGCTAATTAAAGCGCAAAATCGACAGAATGGCGAAGTTCTCACATTTTTGACTAATATTTATGAAATGTCTGCTGAAGAAGTCTGCGCTCTTTACAAAAGGCGCTGGTCAATAGAAGTTTTCTTCAAATTTATCAAGCAGGAGCTCAACACGAAGCATTTTCTTGGACATAGCAAAAACACAATTTTGGTCACACTATACATGATTCTTATTGCTTCGGTTTTATTAACAGAATACAGAAAACGCAGCGAAATCAAGAGTTATAAGTTTGCAAGGAGAGCTTTTATGAATGAACTCAGGCTTGAAATCCTAAAACCTGTCATTGAATATTGTGGTGGAAACCCAGAAAAAGTCTACGATTATTACCTTTTTCACTTTCCATAA